The Roseiconus lacunae genome has a segment encoding these proteins:
- a CDS encoding J domain-containing protein, translated as MFQIEHLPHAPELFFGLSAGYDRRDLKRAYGKAIRQYSPEDYPREFQLIREAYERLERELRDNRDQARSDEADQAWIPGNHPVEKNDTASGRPSSVDTGATSSDHSRRPDFSPSLQHLALADPAGTYRRLTEQATRSPQEYYVAAVLSDVIGDGRSAEYFNQILAGLSRHPSDAGLLALAKEYLRHEVDDADVVPVLERVVSNLRTPLFFPLTETLWTRLINTAPFEQWSELLKRCESEVRQVDPTQRSAFYVRLMKVAVWKAPIDWSHGQLEQLESHSVTLDEFSQFELEYLGHLHDLLRKHPDRDRLPPVKQKLLEAYKLHCQSDDPQSMRALIEHLARLSRDAAGFQKAFPVGTDHDDNSWVIATQLMINQVSGQSLPNASNDTDEMLSAVGKLLRDLAPTNQAVLEGQDKANSRFRTLPLVVWMVLGCVLGTPIIILPIALVVDPVGAILTMAMIVFLFVGLFISYFRWLYPKHLQKRQEHYAWRWLMHGYQRHWRRRLFRYSQSNNLRIGEMFRFLIEATEGTKWQPLGETLQYFGSQDAGLIIFVSIRSVTS; from the coding sequence ATGTTTCAAATTGAGCACCTGCCACACGCCCCTGAGCTATTTTTTGGATTAAGCGCGGGCTACGATCGCCGTGATTTAAAACGTGCCTACGGAAAGGCAATCCGTCAGTACTCACCAGAAGATTATCCGCGAGAATTCCAACTCATTCGAGAAGCCTACGAGCGACTTGAACGCGAGCTCCGAGACAACCGTGATCAGGCCCGCAGTGACGAAGCCGACCAGGCGTGGATTCCTGGGAATCATCCGGTAGAGAAAAACGACACCGCTTCAGGACGACCGTCATCGGTAGACACGGGAGCGACTTCGTCAGACCATTCGCGACGCCCCGATTTCTCGCCATCGCTGCAGCATCTTGCCCTCGCTGACCCGGCAGGGACTTATCGCCGATTAACAGAGCAAGCAACACGATCACCGCAGGAATACTACGTCGCCGCAGTTTTGTCCGATGTGATCGGTGACGGCCGATCGGCAGAATACTTCAATCAGATTCTCGCCGGACTCTCTCGACACCCTTCAGATGCCGGATTACTGGCGTTGGCAAAGGAGTACCTGCGACACGAGGTCGACGATGCCGATGTCGTCCCGGTGTTGGAACGCGTCGTATCGAATCTTCGTACGCCATTGTTTTTCCCGTTGACCGAGACGCTTTGGACAAGACTGATCAACACGGCACCGTTCGAGCAATGGTCGGAGTTGCTGAAGCGATGCGAAAGTGAAGTCCGCCAGGTCGATCCCACACAGCGATCTGCTTTTTACGTGCGACTTATGAAAGTTGCTGTTTGGAAGGCACCAATCGACTGGAGCCACGGACAACTAGAGCAGCTCGAATCGCACTCGGTCACGCTTGATGAGTTCAGTCAGTTCGAACTCGAATACCTGGGGCATCTTCACGACTTGCTGCGAAAACATCCCGATCGAGATCGGTTACCGCCAGTCAAACAAAAACTGCTGGAAGCTTACAAGCTTCACTGCCAGTCGGACGATCCGCAATCGATGCGAGCCTTAATCGAACATCTCGCTAGGCTTTCCCGCGATGCAGCCGGTTTCCAAAAAGCGTTTCCGGTCGGCACCGATCATGATGACAACTCATGGGTGATCGCGACCCAACTAATGATCAATCAAGTATCCGGTCAGTCGCTTCCGAACGCATCAAATGACACTGACGAAATGCTGAGCGCCGTAGGAAAGTTACTTCGCGATCTTGCACCGACGAATCAAGCAGTGCTTGAAGGACAAGACAAAGCGAATTCACGCTTTCGAACGCTACCCCTAGTGGTCTGGATGGTTCTTGGCTGCGTGCTTGGCACGCCTATCATCATTTTACCGATCGCGTTAGTCGTTGATCCAGTCGGAGCAATTTTGACGATGGCGATGATCGTCTTTTTGTTTGTCGGCCTTTTCATCAGCTACTTTCGGTGGCTGTACCCGAAACACTTGCAAAAACGCCAAGAGCACTACGCTTGGCGTTGGCTAATGCATGGTTATCAACGTCATTGGCGGCGGCGTTTGTTTCGCTACTCGCAAAGCAACAACCTTCGAATCGGTGAGATGTTTCGTTTCCTCATCGAGGCGACCGAGGGTACGAAGTGGCAACCGCTTGGTGAAACGCTTCAATACTTTGGATCCCAGGATGCTGGACTGATCATATTTGTATCGATCCGTTCGGTTACCAGTTAA
- a CDS encoding thioredoxin family protein: MKHILLPVCLIGTLVFLALAFDFGDAGLTDAEQLESNSPSEGAAGEAYVASKEATFQPDPHSGRGPKLVLMKFGAPWCPPCRMVDKELLDLKQAKLPVEVRKINVDQHQSLAEQYDVSSIPRLILTEDGEVIGDLVGYQSADQLESWIRENASERALSATEVTGPPAVYANPFFN, from the coding sequence ATGAAACACATTCTATTGCCTGTCTGTTTGATCGGAACGCTCGTGTTTCTCGCCCTCGCGTTTGATTTTGGTGACGCGGGGCTGACCGATGCGGAACAATTGGAATCGAATTCGCCCAGCGAGGGTGCGGCGGGTGAAGCCTACGTCGCCTCGAAAGAAGCGACTTTCCAGCCGGATCCCCACTCGGGGCGTGGGCCGAAGTTGGTGCTGATGAAATTCGGTGCCCCTTGGTGCCCACCCTGCCGAATGGTCGACAAGGAACTCTTGGATCTCAAACAAGCCAAGTTGCCCGTCGAAGTGCGTAAGATTAACGTCGATCAGCACCAGTCGCTCGCCGAACAATACGACGTCTCCAGCATCCCCCGGTTGATTCTGACCGAAGATGGTGAAGTCATCGGGGACCTCGTCGGCTACCAATCGGCGGACCAGCTAGAGTCTTGGATTCGGGAGAATGCATCCGAACGAGCATTGTCGGCGACCGAAGTCACTGGCCCGCCGGCGGTCTACGCGAATCCGTTTTTCAATTAG
- the dgt gene encoding dGTP triphosphohydrolase, producing MLDTRRYDDREHLLLASYAMHSRDSGGRRYQEPEHTYRGPFARDRDRILHSSAFRRLSGKMQVFTGEMGIYHRTRLTHTFEVASIARTMARVLRLNEDLTEALALVHDIGHPPYGHCGEDALSDCMHHVGGFSHNSFALIIVEQLEKRYEQFPGLNLTREILDGQDVRAHKAEAAVGRSPLLEVQLVDAADSMAYDAHDVDDALQLGLLTMRELSELSIVRRAMASIAAKHGPSPIRQERQLLVHELIDLQVTDFLEEATELLIPFAGQSSGDLRNAGVRVEHSDQLGRERAELEAFLFEAVYRHPRLIPVRRAAYHRLQDMFEVLVNQPSRLPLRFRRRCEDHPIEAVVGEYLAGMTDAFCDAQYRYATDGSTGPLADW from the coding sequence ATGCTGGACACTCGCCGGTACGACGATCGCGAGCACTTGCTGTTGGCATCCTATGCGATGCATAGCCGGGACTCGGGTGGACGTCGATACCAGGAACCCGAGCACACCTATCGCGGTCCCTTCGCCCGCGATCGCGATCGGATTTTACACAGCAGTGCCTTTCGCCGCCTTTCGGGAAAGATGCAGGTCTTCACGGGCGAGATGGGGATTTATCACCGCACACGTTTGACCCACACCTTTGAAGTCGCGTCGATCGCCCGCACGATGGCCCGGGTCCTGCGATTGAATGAAGACCTGACCGAAGCACTCGCTCTGGTGCACGACATCGGGCACCCTCCGTATGGTCATTGCGGCGAGGATGCCTTGAGCGATTGCATGCATCATGTCGGGGGATTTTCACACAACTCGTTTGCGCTCATCATCGTCGAACAGTTGGAAAAACGCTACGAGCAGTTTCCGGGGCTGAATCTAACCCGTGAAATACTCGATGGGCAGGACGTTCGCGCCCACAAAGCCGAGGCAGCCGTGGGGCGATCCCCGCTGTTGGAAGTTCAACTCGTCGACGCCGCCGACTCGATGGCTTACGACGCACACGATGTTGACGATGCCCTACAGCTCGGCTTGTTGACGATGCGAGAACTTAGCGAACTATCGATCGTCCGCCGCGCGATGGCTTCGATCGCTGCCAAGCACGGGCCGAGTCCGATTCGCCAAGAACGACAGCTGCTTGTCCATGAACTGATCGACCTCCAAGTCACCGATTTCTTGGAAGAAGCGACCGAACTATTGATTCCGTTCGCCGGCCAATCGTCCGGTGACTTACGCAACGCCGGGGTACGCGTTGAACACAGCGATCAGCTCGGTCGCGAGCGAGCCGAACTGGAAGCGTTCTTGTTCGAAGCCGTCTACCGGCATCCGCGTTTGATCCCCGTCCGCCGCGCCGCCTATCATCGCTTGCAAGACATGTTCGAAGTCCTGGTCAATCAGCCCTCACGATTGCCACTTCGTTTCCGCCGACGTTGTGAAGACCACCCGATCGAAGCGGTCGTGGGCGAATACTTGGCGGGCATGACCGATGCCTTCTGCGATGCCCAGTATCGCTACGCGACCGATGGTAGCACCGGACCGCTGGCAGACTGGTAA
- a CDS encoding fucose isomerase — MSNTVTLVASGDLRESANQVCWPAQAEMEATLTAAIERLGWAVKRGHAYDDTSGHGFLSSQRQGIEVFRQIDPDAPLIVAEAVWQYSHHVLAGLTTHRGPILTVANWSGTWPGLVGLLNLNGSLTKAGINYSSLWSESFEDDWFNEKLSLWLSTGKVEHDTSHVRPFDPSIASDNARTLGQQVATTLQNDKAIMGVFDEGCMGMFNAIIPDHLLNPTGVFKERLSQSALYYESKQVSDDDAQRVRDWLDQAGMTFHTGEVHETDLTDAQILDQCRMYIAAVRIADDFGCDAIGIQYQQGLKDLLPASDLVEGMLNNAERPPVASRGGDRELYPGVPLTHFNEVDECAGIDGLITQRVHALLEQPTENTLHDLRWSDADQSGTTDQEVWVLEISGAAPPAHFIDGWKGAEGFRQPPMYFPAGGSTVRGISRPGIVIWSRIFVEDDKLKMDLGLADAIELPREETDRRWNATTSQWPIMHAVLRGVTRDQMMARHKANHIQVAYATGEAEALDALHAKATAAFELGMVVSLCGDVG, encoded by the coding sequence ATGTCAAACACCGTTACTTTGGTTGCCTCCGGCGACCTTCGTGAATCAGCGAACCAAGTCTGCTGGCCGGCTCAAGCCGAGATGGAAGCCACGCTGACCGCGGCGATCGAACGCTTAGGCTGGGCCGTCAAACGAGGGCATGCTTATGATGATACCAGTGGCCACGGATTTCTTTCGTCTCAACGCCAAGGCATCGAAGTCTTTCGGCAGATCGATCCGGACGCACCTTTGATCGTCGCCGAAGCGGTTTGGCAATACTCGCATCACGTGCTCGCCGGACTGACCACGCATCGTGGCCCAATTCTGACGGTTGCGAATTGGTCGGGGACTTGGCCAGGGTTGGTCGGTCTATTGAACTTGAACGGCTCGTTGACCAAGGCGGGGATCAATTACAGTTCGCTTTGGAGCGAGTCATTTGAAGATGATTGGTTCAACGAGAAGCTTAGTCTTTGGTTGAGCACCGGAAAGGTCGAACACGACACCTCGCATGTGCGTCCCTTCGATCCGTCGATCGCCAGCGACAACGCTCGAACGCTGGGCCAGCAAGTCGCCACGACGCTGCAAAATGACAAAGCAATCATGGGGGTTTTTGACGAAGGTTGCATGGGGATGTTTAACGCGATTATCCCCGATCACCTTCTGAACCCGACCGGCGTTTTCAAGGAACGTCTCAGCCAATCGGCGTTGTACTACGAATCCAAGCAAGTTTCCGATGATGACGCTCAGCGTGTACGTGATTGGTTGGACCAAGCGGGAATGACTTTTCATACCGGCGAGGTGCACGAAACTGATTTGACCGACGCACAGATCCTCGATCAGTGCCGCATGTACATTGCCGCCGTCCGTATTGCCGACGATTTTGGTTGCGACGCGATCGGGATTCAGTATCAGCAGGGGCTGAAGGATTTGTTGCCGGCCAGTGATTTGGTCGAGGGAATGTTGAACAATGCCGAACGACCGCCGGTGGCCAGTCGCGGCGGTGATCGTGAGCTTTACCCAGGTGTGCCTCTCACGCATTTTAATGAAGTCGACGAATGCGCCGGTATTGATGGCTTGATCACACAACGTGTCCATGCGTTGCTGGAGCAACCGACCGAAAACACATTGCATGACCTGCGTTGGTCTGATGCGGACCAATCTGGAACGACCGACCAGGAAGTTTGGGTACTGGAGATCAGCGGTGCAGCGCCACCGGCCCATTTCATCGACGGTTGGAAAGGTGCCGAAGGTTTTCGTCAGCCGCCGATGTATTTTCCCGCCGGAGGAAGCACGGTGCGTGGGATCAGTCGCCCGGGAATTGTCATTTGGTCACGGATTTTTGTCGAAGACGACAAACTGAAAATGGATCTCGGGCTGGCCGATGCGATCGAGTTGCCTCGTGAAGAAACCGATCGCCGTTGGAACGCCACGACCAGTCAATGGCCGATCATGCACGCGGTCTTGCGTGGCGTGACGCGTGATCAGATGATGGCTCGGCACAAGGCCAACCACATTCAGGTGGCTTACGCGACCGGTGAAGCTGAAGCACTCGATGCGTTGCATGCCAAAGCAACGGCCGCGTTCGAGTTGGGAATGGTGGTCAGCCTTTGTGGCGACGTCGGCTGA
- a CDS encoding ribulokinase, with protein sequence MPISDEIPVALGLDFGTESVRAVLIDGRGQELGVASERYRHGQIVDHLPGNDQPLPARYALQAPGDWIDSAADATRAALKQSGITADRIVGVGVDFTSCTMLPTLVDGTPLCNLDRFASTPLAWPKLWKHHGAIDQTERMNQVARQRDEAFLKRYGGIIGLEWFFPKMLETIELAPEVADAAEVWLEAGDWFVWQLVGGDAKSLPRSTCQAGYKALWSANEGYASEDYLRAVDQKLGDAAVNKMPGRMLSPGERAGNLCESMAQRLGLPSGIAVSAATIDAHSGVPGVGEAEAGTLVMVMGTSSCHMLNAKQFQSVPGIAGVVEGGILPGLYGYETGQAAVGDAFAWLLKLLNLDSFGPLAEQAMKIPAGSDGVLCLDWMNGCRTPLMDGSVKGAFTGLSLETTPAHLYRSLLEASAFGVRWIVDVLREGGIPVERFVATGGLPHHNPAVVQIYADVLASEIEVHPSEQGPAVGAAVLGMFAAGSDASGFETIGEAARAMASVAETDRLIVKPNLDDRETYDHVYRQYRELADQTVALKTADGPL encoded by the coding sequence ATGCCCATATCTGATGAGATCCCCGTTGCCCTTGGACTTGATTTTGGAACCGAATCGGTTCGCGCCGTTTTGATTGACGGGCGGGGACAGGAACTCGGCGTAGCTTCGGAACGTTATCGTCATGGGCAGATCGTCGATCACTTGCCCGGAAATGATCAACCGTTGCCGGCACGGTACGCATTGCAAGCTCCGGGTGATTGGATCGATTCGGCTGCCGACGCGACTCGTGCGGCGCTCAAGCAAAGTGGGATCACGGCCGACCGGATCGTGGGCGTCGGAGTCGATTTCACGAGCTGCACGATGTTGCCCACGTTGGTCGACGGTACACCGTTGTGCAACCTCGATCGGTTCGCAAGCACTCCGCTGGCATGGCCGAAGCTATGGAAGCACCATGGGGCGATCGATCAAACCGAACGAATGAATCAAGTCGCTCGGCAGCGCGATGAAGCGTTCTTGAAACGCTATGGCGGGATCATCGGTTTGGAGTGGTTCTTTCCAAAAATGCTCGAAACGATCGAGCTTGCCCCGGAGGTTGCCGATGCCGCGGAGGTTTGGCTGGAAGCGGGCGATTGGTTTGTATGGCAACTCGTCGGCGGTGATGCCAAATCGCTACCGCGTTCGACTTGCCAAGCAGGATACAAGGCGCTTTGGTCGGCCAATGAAGGTTACGCCAGCGAGGACTACCTGCGGGCGGTGGATCAAAAACTTGGCGACGCGGCCGTAAACAAAATGCCCGGTCGAATGTTGTCACCCGGAGAACGTGCCGGCAACCTTTGCGAATCGATGGCGCAACGATTGGGTTTGCCAAGTGGCATTGCCGTTTCGGCCGCGACCATCGATGCCCATAGCGGCGTCCCTGGAGTCGGCGAAGCGGAAGCCGGTACGCTCGTGATGGTGATGGGAACGAGCAGTTGTCACATGCTGAACGCAAAGCAGTTTCAATCCGTTCCAGGTATCGCCGGTGTCGTCGAAGGCGGCATCCTTCCCGGACTGTACGGATACGAAACCGGGCAAGCTGCCGTGGGCGATGCGTTTGCTTGGTTACTTAAACTACTCAACCTGGATTCTTTCGGACCACTCGCCGAACAAGCGATGAAGATCCCCGCCGGATCGGATGGTGTGTTGTGTCTTGACTGGATGAATGGCTGCCGGACTCCGTTGATGGATGGTTCGGTCAAGGGAGCGTTCACGGGGCTATCGCTAGAGACGACGCCGGCACATCTTTATCGTTCGCTGTTGGAGGCATCTGCGTTCGGCGTTCGTTGGATCGTCGATGTCCTTCGTGAAGGTGGCATCCCGGTCGAACGATTCGTCGCTACGGGGGGGCTTCCGCATCACAACCCGGCCGTCGTGCAAATCTATGCCGACGTGCTTGCGAGTGAAATCGAGGTCCATCCGTCCGAACAGGGGCCAGCCGTTGGAGCTGCGGTGCTGGGAATGTTTGCCGCCGGATCGGACGCAAGTGGATTTGAAACGATTGGCGAAGCAGCCCGCGCGATGGCTTCGGTCGCCGAAACCGATCGATTGATCGTTAAACCAAACCTAGACGATCGAGAGACCTATGATCATGTCTATCGACAATACCGTGAACTGGCTGATCAAACTGTTGCCTTGAAGACCGCCGATGGGCCATTGTGA
- a CDS encoding diacylglycerol/lipid kinase family protein — protein MDPTTIGPIIVFTSPKAGSGANREQIPRLRELLKHRGFDHQFVHSPVELEAIVSELSGGEQQPPCVIAAGGDGTLSLAASKTRPETRLIPMPMGTENLLARMIGQSAQAEAVMQTLTDGNLRRIDAGSANGRLFLIMATAGFDAEVVRRLHLRRKGHIRRSSYLAPIWQTLQRYRFPSLRVSQLADDGSVIEETTAAWAMVFNLPRYAAGLQIAPQAVENDGMFDVVALPGQGFFKGMQYVAGAIRGRLETHADVRRFHAQRLRVEADERVAFELDGDYVGRLPLVIENLPLRVTLQVPPNRSHRPHIDR, from the coding sequence ATGGATCCGACAACTATCGGCCCAATCATCGTCTTCACCAGCCCCAAAGCGGGGAGTGGGGCGAATCGCGAGCAAATCCCTCGTTTGCGAGAGTTGCTCAAACATCGCGGTTTCGATCATCAGTTCGTTCACAGTCCTGTCGAACTTGAAGCGATCGTAAGCGAGTTATCTGGGGGCGAACAGCAACCGCCTTGCGTGATCGCTGCCGGTGGCGACGGAACGCTCAGTTTAGCCGCTTCGAAAACACGTCCCGAGACACGGTTGATCCCGATGCCGATGGGGACGGAAAATCTGCTGGCGAGGATGATCGGTCAGTCCGCACAAGCCGAAGCCGTGATGCAAACGCTGACCGACGGAAATCTGCGCCGCATCGACGCAGGTTCGGCCAACGGACGGTTGTTTTTGATCATGGCCACGGCAGGTTTTGATGCCGAAGTCGTTCGTCGCCTACATCTGCGTCGAAAAGGGCACATTCGGCGATCCAGTTATCTCGCACCGATCTGGCAAACGTTGCAGCGTTATCGATTCCCGAGCTTACGAGTTTCACAACTGGCCGACGACGGTTCCGTTATCGAAGAAACGACGGCGGCGTGGGCGATGGTTTTTAATCTGCCGCGATACGCAGCCGGACTTCAAATCGCGCCGCAAGCGGTCGAGAACGACGGAATGTTTGACGTGGTTGCGTTGCCCGGGCAAGGATTCTTCAAGGGAATGCAATACGTCGCCGGTGCGATCCGCGGGCGACTTGAAACGCACGCCGATGTGCGGCGATTTCATGCGCAACGATTGCGTGTCGAGGCTGACGAACGTGTGGCCTTTGAACTCGACGGCGACTACGTTGGCAGGCTACCGCTGGTGATTGAAAACCTGCCGCTACGTGTGACGTTGCAGGTCCCTCCGAATCGCTCCCACCGACCACACATTGATCGATAA
- a CDS encoding BamA/OMP85 family outer membrane protein: MELPQNLGAVAKYFLLVIAIACVDVGSAAAQFGGGGMGGPAGGSGAGAPGPAERPKFRDHIHSLDALPIGREQGDQVVASVSVQGNRSISENTILQKLQTKKGRFYSREALLADVHRLNEMKTFDHVTFRTKDLADGVHVTFVVNERPLVTEVAYHGNHGMNDRELAGRAGIEVGDPLSEFSIESARRRLMDFYREKGFNQVAITTSIGYGEVPGRVVFRINEGPLERIKSIEVIGNTILSDARLKKIIKSRGSMLGVWKWGFNKADTSQIDRDVDILAAHYHNLGYLTATVGRQIRYDDDGKYIHVTFVINEGERFQIKNIQVVGNQFITEDSLRQRLELKPGDMFDGTLLKRDVGELVYGYGELGFIYADVQPQTIMREEENMVDLVYKIEEGDRWKIGEIRVNIEGEPHLMRETVMLNLLDLREGDFIDRRMLEIARRRMTRGQLLETNPQIANPPDIIVEPKEDVY, from the coding sequence ATGGAACTACCCCAGAATCTCGGCGCCGTCGCCAAGTACTTCCTGCTGGTCATCGCCATCGCGTGTGTCGATGTTGGGTCCGCAGCCGCGCAATTCGGCGGCGGGGGCATGGGGGGTCCCGCGGGTGGTTCCGGAGCCGGAGCCCCCGGCCCGGCCGAACGCCCCAAGTTTCGCGACCACATCCACAGTCTGGATGCGTTGCCTATCGGCCGCGAACAAGGCGACCAAGTGGTCGCGAGTGTTTCGGTTCAAGGCAATCGTTCGATCAGCGAAAACACCATTCTGCAAAAGCTACAGACAAAAAAAGGCCGCTTCTACAGCCGTGAAGCGTTACTGGCCGACGTTCATCGCCTGAACGAGATGAAGACGTTCGATCACGTGACGTTCCGCACCAAAGATCTCGCCGACGGTGTTCATGTGACCTTCGTCGTCAACGAACGCCCTTTGGTCACCGAAGTCGCTTATCACGGCAACCATGGCATGAACGATCGAGAGCTCGCAGGACGCGCCGGCATCGAAGTCGGTGACCCGCTTAGTGAATTTTCGATCGAATCGGCTCGTCGTCGCCTGATGGATTTTTACCGCGAAAAAGGGTTCAACCAAGTCGCGATCACGACGTCGATTGGATACGGAGAAGTACCCGGCCGAGTCGTTTTCAGAATCAACGAAGGACCGCTGGAGCGAATCAAGTCCATCGAGGTGATTGGAAACACGATCCTCAGTGACGCGAGACTGAAGAAAATTATCAAGAGCCGTGGATCGATGCTCGGTGTATGGAAGTGGGGCTTCAATAAAGCAGATACATCGCAAATTGACCGCGATGTCGACATCCTGGCTGCCCACTATCATAACTTAGGTTACTTGACGGCAACCGTTGGCCGGCAGATCCGCTACGACGACGACGGCAAGTACATTCACGTAACCTTTGTGATCAACGAAGGCGAGCGATTTCAAATCAAGAATATCCAGGTCGTCGGAAATCAATTCATCACCGAGGATTCGCTGAGGCAACGGCTCGAACTCAAACCCGGCGATATGTTCGACGGCACCTTACTTAAGCGTGACGTCGGAGAACTCGTCTACGGCTACGGAGAACTCGGGTTCATCTATGCCGACGTTCAACCTCAAACGATCATGCGTGAAGAAGAAAACATGGTCGATTTGGTCTACAAGATCGAAGAGGGCGACCGTTGGAAGATCGGCGAAATCCGCGTCAATATCGAAGGTGAACCTCACCTGATGCGTGAAACGGTGATGCTGAACCTGCTCGACCTTCGGGAAGGCGACTTCATCGATCGCCGCATGCTTGAAATTGCCCGTCGCCGGATGACTCGCGGCCAATTGCTGGAAACCAACCCGCAAATCGCGAACCCGCCGGACATCATCGTCGAGCCGAAGGAGGACGTTTACTAA